A window of Chryseobacterium aquaeductus genomic DNA:
CCGAAGCATTAATCATGTTGCTGATTTCCGACAACGGAATTGTCACAGGCATCGTAATGCTAGATTTTATTTTCGGAAAATTATAAATGGCATCACCGGACGTGTTACTCTGTCCAAAAATTCCAATAGAGAGAAATAGAAATAATATGATGAATATCTTCACAAGATTTTGATTTTTTTAAAACTGAAAATTACTCATTTTCTGTAATTCCGCCTAGTAAAAAGCTTTTTTCCAGCTCGATACTTGCACCTTTCATCTCACCTTTCATGGGCGGACTGGTTTTGGTAATTCTTAATTTGATGTAAGATATCTGATTAAATTTCTCATTAATTTTGGTAATGATTCGTCCAGCAACGTGTTCCAGTAATTTAGATTTAATCTTCATCTCGTCATGAATGATTTCATTAATGTCTGCATAGCTTATCGTATCATTCAAATCATCAGAAACTGCAGCATCCCACAAATCTGTATGAATTTCTGCATTTAAAATATAATATGTTCCGATAATGTTTTCTTCGGGAAGAACGCCGTGATAAGCGTAGATTTTTACGTCTTCTAAAAATATTTTGCTCATGAATTTTTTAATCTAAAATTTAACCACAAAAGTCACAAAAAGCTTTTTATTTAAGTAAAATATCATGAAAATAAAAGTTCAAATAAGCTTTGAAATTACAGATTTTCTAAAACTTTAATGTACTTTAAAACGCTAAGTATTTAACTTAAAATATTTCATTCAAATCTTTTGTGACTTTTGTGGTGAAAAATAAGTAAAAAAAGCGAGTAAAAAACTCGCTTTAAAATTTATTTGATGCTTTTCGAAAGATCAAGCATTGCCTCAATCGGCTTCAATGCTTTCAGTCGAAGCTCTTCTTCAATGATAATCTCAGGAAGTTCATATTTCATACACAAATACAGTTTTTCCATTGTGTTTCTCTTCATGTAAAAACATTCTGAGCAGTTACAGCTTTCGTCAAAAACCAAAGCAGGAATTAGTTCTTTGTGTGGTGCACGTTTTCTCATTTCGTGAAGAATTCCTTCTTCAGTTGCGATAATGAATTTCTGGCAGTCATCTTTTTCAACAAAATTTAAAAGAGCAGAAGTAGAACCTATGAAATGAGCCAGTTTTAAAACCGCTTCTTCACTCTCTGGATGCGCAATCATTTTTGCATCAGGATTATCAGCTAACTGTTGTGCAATTCTTTCCATTGAGAAAGCTTCGTGAACGATGCAGCTTCCGTCCCAAAGAATCATATCACGACCGGTTTTTTTAGATAAATATCTTCCCAAATTTTTATCCGGAGCGAAAATAATCGGTCGGTCAGTCGGTAAAGCTTCAATTACGGTTTCAGCATTTGAACTGGTTACGATGATGTCACTTTCTGCTTTTGTTTCAGCGTTACAGT
This region includes:
- the folB gene encoding dihydroneopterin aldolase, with protein sequence MSKIFLEDVKIYAYHGVLPEENIIGTYYILNAEIHTDLWDAAVSDDLNDTISYADINEIIHDEMKIKSKLLEHVAGRIITKINEKFNQISYIKLRITKTSPPMKGEMKGASIELEKSFLLGGITENE
- the nadA gene encoding quinolinate synthase NadA, whose amino-acid sequence is MSTETLEKAKSTLPVKGFLDLKDIAIPQGEDLVKAILQLKEEKNAVILAHYYQPGEIQDIADFLGDSLQLARQAKDTDADMIVFCGVHFMAEAAKILNPTKKVVLPDTMAGCSLADGCSGEGLRKMREQHPNALIATYINCNAETKAESDIIVTSSNAETVIEALPTDRPIIFAPDKNLGRYLSKKTGRDMILWDGSCIVHEAFSMERIAQQLADNPDAKMIAHPESEEAVLKLAHFIGSTSALLNFVEKDDCQKFIIATEEGILHEMRKRAPHKELIPALVFDESCNCSECFYMKRNTMEKLYLCMKYELPEIIIEEELRLKALKPIEAMLDLSKSIK